One stretch of Calonectris borealis chromosome 5, bCalBor7.hap1.2, whole genome shotgun sequence DNA includes these proteins:
- the ERG28 gene encoding ergosterol biosynthetic protein 28 homolog isoform X2 — protein MSRFLNVLRSWLVMVSVIAAGNTLQSFRDHSFLSEKLYTASPGLVNGLQARTFGVWTLLSSVIRCLCAVDIRNRTLYYITLFTFFLALVHFLSEVFIYHTAALTIGVMAPLMVASFSILGMLIGLQYLEVEALSQNKKKN, from the exons ATGAGCCGGTTCCTGAACGTGCTGCGCAGCTGGCTGGTGATGGTGTCGGTCATCGCCGCCGGGAACACCCTGCAGAGCTTCCGCGACCACAGCTTCCTCTCGGAGAAGCTGTACACCGCCAGCCCCGGCCTCG TGAACGGGCTCCAGGCTCGGACCTTTGGCGTCTGGACCCTGCTGTCGTCAGTGATCCGCTGTCTCTGCGCCGTCGACATCCGCAATAGGAC CCTCTATTACATCACGCTCTTCACCTTCTTTTTGGCCCTTGTTCACTTCCTCTCCGAGGTCTTCATTTACCACACTGCAGCCTTAACAATTGGAGTTATGGCACCCCTCATGGTAGCAA GTTTCTCTATCTTGGGAATGTTGATTGGGCTGCAGTACCTGGAAGTAGAAGCACTgtcacaaaacaagaagaaaaactga
- the ERG28 gene encoding ergosterol biosynthetic protein 28 homolog isoform X3, with amino-acid sequence MSRFLNVLRSWLVMVSVIAAGNTLQSFRDHSFLSEKLYTASPGLVNGLQARTFGVWTLLSSVIRCLCAVDIRNRTFLYLGNVDWAAVPGSRSTVTKQEEKLKLRALCRQHVN; translated from the exons ATGAGCCGGTTCCTGAACGTGCTGCGCAGCTGGCTGGTGATGGTGTCGGTCATCGCCGCCGGGAACACCCTGCAGAGCTTCCGCGACCACAGCTTCCTCTCGGAGAAGCTGTACACCGCCAGCCCCGGCCTCG TGAACGGGCTCCAGGCTCGGACCTTTGGCGTCTGGACCCTGCTGTCGTCAGTGATCCGCTGTCTCTGCGCCGTCGACATCCGCAATAGGAC GTTTCTCTATCTTGGGAATGTTGATTGGGCTGCAGTACCTGGAAGTAGAAGCACTgtcacaaaacaagaagaaaaactgaagctGAGGGCCCTGTGTAG